Proteins encoded in a region of the Podarcis muralis chromosome 2, rPodMur119.hap1.1, whole genome shotgun sequence genome:
- the LOC114593041 gene encoding leucine-rich repeat-containing protein 3-like: protein MPASFSLFLLVLILHGGLPCPQSCDCPPGSGVVWCNRKDLVTIPFDIPHDTRVLYLDSNWITHVPNGAFYGLKQLRELHLADNLIESIAPGAFRGLGGGLRLLDLSGNQLERMEFAPFAMLTWVRLELYDNPWHCDCSLQKLVEALPLDAETVEDVVCATAEWEEYTGKTLARLLNTGVNFCLGQQRNTDLAMLLTMFCWFAVVITYVIYYVRRNQAESRRHLEYLKSLPLPSKQPSPEEMEEDTLSTIL, encoded by the coding sequence ATGCCAGCATcgttctccctcttcctcctggtcCTGATCCTGCACGGCGGCCTCCCCTGCCCGCAGAGCTGCGACTGTCCgccggggagcggcgtggtgtgGTGCAACCGGAAGGACCTGGTGACCATCCCTTTCGACATTCCCCACGACACCCGGGTCCTCTACCTGGACTCCAACTGGATCACCCACGTCCCCAACGGGGCCTTCTACGGCCTGAAGCAGCTCCGCGAGCTTCACCTGGCGGACAACCTGATTGAGAGCATAGCGCCGGGGGCCTTCCGCGGCCTGGGCGGGGGGCTGAGGCTGCTGGACCTTTCCGGCAACCAGCTGGAGAGGATGGAGTTTGCCCCCTTCGCCATGCTCACCTGGGTCCGGCTAGAGCTGTACGACAACCCCTGGCACTGCGACTGCTCCCTGCAGAAGCTGGTGGAGGCTCTTCCTCTGGACGCAGAGACCGTGGAGGACGTCGTGTGTGCCACTGCGGAGTGGGAGGAATACACCGGGAAGACCTTAGCTCGCTTGCTCAACACCGGCGTCAACTTCTGCCTGGGCCAGCAGAGGAACACGGACCTGGCCATGCTGCTCACCATGTTCTGCTGGTTCGCCGTGGTCATCACCTACGTCATCTATTACGTCCGACGCAACCAAGCGGAATCCCGACGCCACTTGGAGTATCTCAAGTCTCTGCCCCTGCCCAGCAAGCAGCCCAGCCCGGAGGAGATGGAAGAAGACACCCTCAGCACCATCCTCTGA